In Lautropia mirabilis, one DNA window encodes the following:
- a CDS encoding Mur ligase family protein → MIELNRKRAAVIGLGQSGLAMARWLARSGSDVLVFDDRAQPPGLDALHAQVPGATFHSRTLDAGVLDAAGQIDLLAWSPGVSCETGAGAALHAAARERGIPVHGELDFFMDAIATLRAQGARTDVVAITGTNGKTTVTRLCAFLANEAGLEAVAAGNISPSMLDALMDRLGDLPIEPVPAPLQESAPEDESAPESLPPSAAAAAMPRLWALELSSFQLAVSRPPACQAAVVLNVTPDHLDWHGSMENYRAAKLRIYPAAERRVVNLDDPLADPDLPAPWDVPAEPEVPQPAKGRSRAKAKVEVPVLAPRTDFSLHTPHSAPAFGLVREGGLAWLTEALPEEIPGGRRRKVEPVDFVLNRLMPADALRVQGAHNHANVLAALALLRACDVPMRAMLHALRAFVTDHHRCEPVTVVNGIEYIDDSKGTNIGATVAALQGLGRRAVLIAGGVGKDQDFSLLAPAVAAHARAVVLIGRDAPILRAALADTGVALEDAADMDAAVRACARLAQAGDVVLLSPACASFDMFRGYDHRGEVFAAAVRAMAEEAGQPC, encoded by the coding sequence ATGATCGAACTCAATCGGAAACGGGCGGCCGTCATCGGGCTGGGCCAGTCGGGCCTGGCCATGGCGCGCTGGCTGGCGCGTTCCGGCAGCGATGTGCTGGTTTTCGATGATCGCGCCCAGCCGCCGGGCCTGGATGCCCTGCACGCACAGGTTCCGGGGGCAACCTTCCACAGCCGCACGCTGGATGCCGGTGTGCTTGATGCGGCCGGCCAGATCGATCTGCTGGCCTGGAGCCCGGGCGTCTCCTGCGAGACGGGTGCCGGTGCCGCGCTGCATGCGGCCGCCCGCGAACGGGGCATTCCTGTTCATGGCGAGCTGGATTTCTTCATGGATGCCATCGCCACGCTGCGCGCGCAGGGGGCCAGGACCGATGTGGTGGCCATTACCGGCACCAACGGCAAGACCACCGTCACGCGGCTCTGCGCCTTCCTGGCCAACGAAGCGGGCCTGGAGGCCGTGGCTGCCGGCAACATCAGTCCCTCCATGCTGGATGCGCTGATGGATCGCCTTGGCGACCTGCCCATCGAGCCCGTGCCGGCCCCGCTGCAGGAATCGGCGCCCGAGGATGAATCAGCGCCCGAGAGCCTGCCGCCCAGTGCTGCCGCCGCCGCCATGCCGCGGCTGTGGGCGCTTGAGCTGTCCAGCTTCCAGCTGGCCGTGTCGCGGCCACCCGCCTGCCAGGCGGCCGTGGTGCTCAACGTCACGCCAGACCATCTGGACTGGCATGGCTCGATGGAAAACTATCGGGCTGCCAAGCTGCGCATCTACCCGGCAGCAGAGCGCCGTGTCGTCAATCTCGACGACCCGCTGGCCGATCCGGACCTGCCCGCGCCGTGGGATGTGCCTGCCGAACCCGAGGTTCCTCAGCCAGCCAAGGGGCGTTCGCGCGCCAAGGCCAAGGTCGAGGTGCCCGTGCTGGCGCCGCGTACCGATTTCTCGCTGCACACCCCACATTCCGCACCTGCCTTCGGTCTGGTGCGTGAGGGCGGTCTGGCCTGGCTGACCGAGGCCTTGCCGGAAGAGATTCCTGGTGGTCGTCGTCGCAAGGTCGAGCCCGTGGATTTCGTGCTCAACCGCCTGATGCCGGCCGACGCGCTGCGTGTGCAGGGCGCCCACAACCATGCCAACGTGCTGGCGGCACTGGCGCTGCTGCGCGCCTGCGATGTGCCGATGCGCGCCATGCTGCATGCGCTGCGTGCCTTCGTGACCGATCACCACCGCTGCGAACCGGTCACGGTGGTCAACGGCATCGAGTACATCGATGACAGCAAGGGGACCAACATCGGGGCCACGGTGGCCGCCCTGCAGGGCCTGGGCCGCCGCGCCGTGCTGATTGCCGGTGGCGTTGGCAAGGATCAGGATTTCTCGTTGCTGGCACCGGCGGTGGCCGCACATGCCCGCGCCGTGGTGCTGATCGGCCGTGATGCACCGATCCTGCGCGCTGCGCTGGCAGACACCGGCGTTGCGCTGGAAGACGCTGCCGACATGGATGCCGCCGTGCGTGCCTGTGCACGCCTTGCACAGGCCGGTGATGTGGTGCTGCTGTCGCCGGCCTGCGCCAGCTTCGACATGTTCCGGGGCTACGACCACCGGGGCGAGGTCTTTGCCGCAGCCGTGCGCGCCATGGCCGAGGAGGCAGGTCAACCATGCTGA